The following coding sequences are from one Candidatus Acidiferrales bacterium window:
- the rpsM gene encoding 30S ribosomal protein S13 has protein sequence MARIAGVELGPNKRLWIGLTAIYGIGQARAKELCAKANVDHFKKIKDLSEDEVNHIRQAIESEGRVEGDLRKEMQMNIRRLIEIQCYRGLRHRRNLPVRGQRTHTNARTRKGPRKGAVAAKKKAAVRK, from the coding sequence ATGGCACGTATAGCGGGCGTGGAGTTGGGGCCCAATAAGCGCCTTTGGATCGGGCTTACGGCGATCTATGGGATCGGTCAGGCGCGGGCGAAGGAGCTCTGCGCGAAAGCGAATGTCGATCACTTCAAGAAAATCAAGGATTTGAGCGAAGACGAAGTCAATCATATCCGCCAGGCGATTGAATCCGAGGGCCGCGTCGAGGGCGATCTCCGCAAGGAGATGCAGATGAACATCCGGCGGCTGATCGAGATTCAGTGCTACCGCGGCCTGCGTCATCGCCGCAATTTGCCGGTCCGCGGCCAGCGCACGCACACAAACGCCCGCACGCGCAAAGGCCCGCGCAAGGGCGCCGTGGCAGCCAAGAAGAAAGCCGCGGTCCGCAAGTAA
- the rplQ gene encoding 50S ribosomal protein L17: MRHLVAGSKLGKQPAHRRAVLRNLVTNVIERERITTTIARARAARPLVERMITLGKRDTLHARRQAAAFLQTKDATRKLFAEIAPRFLDRAGGYTRIVRAGWRIGDGAELAILELLGSELKKKEKKAKREKTQEAPEAAEKETAKASS, from the coding sequence ATGCGACATCTAGTAGCGGGAAGCAAACTCGGTAAACAACCGGCCCATCGCCGCGCCGTGCTTCGCAATCTGGTGACGAATGTCATCGAGCGCGAGCGCATCACCACCACGATCGCGCGCGCGCGCGCGGCTCGTCCGCTCGTCGAGCGTATGATTACGCTCGGCAAGCGCGACACACTTCACGCCAGGCGCCAGGCGGCGGCGTTTTTGCAAACGAAAGACGCCACGCGCAAGCTTTTTGCCGAAATCGCACCGCGGTTTTTGGATCGCGCCGGCGGTTATACGCGCATCGTCCGCGCCGGTTGGCGCATCGGTGACGGCGCCGAGCTAGCGATTCTTGAGCTGCTTGGGTCGGAGCTCAAAAAGAAAGAGAAGAAAGCGAAGCGCGAGAAAACTCAGGAAGCGCCGGAAGCAGCGGAAAAGGAAACCGCGAAGGCGTCCAGCTAG
- the infA gene encoding translation initiation factor IF-1, with the protein MANRPHDEPKKADSGNPKEDAIEVMATVIEPLPNAMFRVELENKHQVLAHISGKMRKNFIRILPGDKVAVELSPYDLTRGRIVYRYK; encoded by the coding sequence ATGGCAAATAGACCGCACGACGAACCGAAGAAGGCGGACTCCGGGAATCCGAAAGAGGACGCCATTGAAGTGATGGCCACGGTGATTGAGCCGTTGCCAAACGCGATGTTTCGCGTCGAGCTCGAGAATAAGCATCAGGTGCTCGCGCACATTTCCGGCAAGATGCGCAAGAATTTCATTCGCATCCTGCCGGGAGACAAAGTTGCGGTCGAGCTTTCGCCGTACGATTTGACTCGCGGCCGCATCGTCTATCGCTATAAGTAG
- the rplE gene encoding 50S ribosomal protein L5: MSRLHERYRKEAMPALSKRFGYTNPMAVPRLKKVTVNIGLGEASQNVKLLDVAVQELGQITGQKPVITRAKKSIANFKIRKGMPIGCMVTLRGERMYEFVDRLANIVLPRVRDFKGLPGNSFDGRGNYTLGLKDQLVFPEIDYTRVDKIKGMNITLTTSAHTDEEGRELLKLLGVPLRS, translated from the coding sequence ATGAGCCGACTACATGAACGGTACCGCAAAGAGGCCATGCCGGCGCTCTCGAAGCGCTTCGGCTATACGAATCCCATGGCCGTCCCGCGGCTGAAGAAAGTCACGGTGAATATCGGGCTCGGCGAAGCGAGCCAGAACGTCAAGCTACTCGATGTGGCCGTGCAGGAGCTTGGGCAGATCACCGGGCAGAAGCCTGTGATTACGCGCGCGAAGAAATCCATCGCGAATTTCAAAATCCGCAAGGGCATGCCCATCGGCTGCATGGTCACGCTGCGCGGCGAACGCATGTATGAGTTTGTTGACAGGTTGGCAAATATCGTTCTGCCCCGCGTGCGCGACTTCAAGGGCCTTCCGGGGAATTCGTTCGACGGCCGCGGGAACTACACGCTCGGGCTGAAAGATCAGTTGGTATTTCCGGAGATCGATTACACGCGTGTGGACAAGATCAAAGGCATGAACATCACGCTCACTACATCGGCGCACACGGACGAAGAGGGGCGCGAGCTCTTGAAATTACTCGGCGTGCCACTGAGGTCGTAA
- the rplR gene encoding 50S ribosomal protein L18, protein MAVVPVRKLSRDLHRQRIHQRMRQTLVGTEERPRLCVYRSIKHIRAQVIDDRKGHTIASASSLDADVKKQIKGGGNVAAAKIVGKIIAERAKAAGVEKVVFDRGGYQYHGRIQALAEAAREAGLKF, encoded by the coding sequence ATGGCAGTTGTTCCAGTACGAAAATTGTCGCGTGACTTGCACCGCCAGCGGATTCATCAGCGCATGCGGCAGACGCTTGTGGGAACCGAAGAGCGGCCCCGTCTTTGCGTATATCGCTCGATTAAGCATATCCGCGCACAGGTAATTGACGACCGCAAGGGGCACACCATCGCGTCGGCCAGTTCGCTCGATGCCGATGTGAAGAAGCAGATCAAGGGCGGAGGCAATGTCGCCGCCGCGAAGATCGTCGGCAAAATCATTGCCGAGCGCGCCAAAGCGGCGGGAGTCGAGAAGGTGGTCTTCGACCGCGGTGGCTACCAATATCATGGCCGTATTCAGGCGCTCGCTGAAGCGGCTCGAGAGGCGGGATTGAAGTTCTGA
- the rpmD gene encoding 50S ribosomal protein L30, with amino-acid sequence MATKKKSDTLKIRWVVSFIGCPRSMRQTIRGLGFRRMNQVVERPDNPSIRGMIARVHHLVRIEE; translated from the coding sequence ATGGCGACAAAGAAAAAATCGGACACGTTGAAGATACGCTGGGTAGTCAGCTTCATTGGCTGCCCGCGCAGCATGCGCCAGACGATTCGCGGCTTGGGATTTCGCCGGATGAATCAGGTTGTCGAGCGTCCGGATAATCCGTCCATCCGCGGCATGATCGCGCGAGTCCATCATCTGGTTCGCATCGAGGAGTAA
- the rpsD gene encoding 30S ribosomal protein S4, whose product MARHREAVCRLCRREGMKLFLKGLRCFTEKCAIEKRNFVPGQHGQARRPKMVGYGVQLREKQKMKRTYGLLERQFRHYYQKAARAQGPTGSNLMVMLERRLDNVMYRAGLASSRSQARQLVSHGHVLVGGHKVNIPNYLVKVGDDITIRQKMHQNAMVLEARNLAQNQNAVPWLEIDRENFKARVLALPRRDDVQTPAMNEQLIVELYSK is encoded by the coding sequence TTGGCAAGACATCGTGAAGCGGTTTGCCGGCTGTGCCGCAGGGAAGGGATGAAACTCTTCCTCAAGGGCCTCCGGTGTTTTACGGAAAAATGTGCCATCGAAAAACGCAATTTTGTTCCCGGCCAGCACGGTCAGGCGCGCCGCCCGAAAATGGTCGGCTACGGCGTGCAGTTGCGCGAGAAGCAGAAGATGAAGCGCACCTACGGCTTGCTTGAGCGCCAGTTCCGCCACTATTACCAGAAGGCGGCGCGTGCGCAGGGGCCCACGGGCTCGAATTTGATGGTCATGCTCGAGCGCAGGCTGGATAACGTGATGTATCGCGCGGGTCTGGCCAGTTCTCGTTCGCAGGCGCGGCAGCTCGTTTCCCATGGCCACGTGCTCGTCGGAGGCCACAAAGTGAATATTCCGAACTATCTGGTGAAAGTGGGAGACGATATTACCATCCGGCAGAAGATGCATCAGAACGCCATGGTGCTCGAAGCGCGAAATCTGGCGCAGAATCAGAACGCAGTGCCGTGGCTTGAAATCGACCGTGAGAATTTCAAAGCGCGCGTGCTGGCTTTGCCGCGCCGCGACGACGTGCAGACTCCGGCGATGAACGAACAGCTTATCGTCGAGTTGTATTCCAAGTAA
- a CDS encoding adenylate kinase, protein MTQHQSAKMLARAVIFLGPPGAGKGTQAKLVASRSGVPHLSTGDMLRENVSRGTELGLLAKPVMERGELVSDALVLRMVEERTARPDCRNGFVFDGFPRTVAQAEALSAILKKQGLGAPAVIYFDVAEDVLMRRLTGRRTCKACGEIYNIYDRPPRLDGRCDVDGGELVQRADDKPEVIRERLAAYDRQTKTLVEYYRSQGVLHEVDGAASMETVTASVFSALSKFEARA, encoded by the coding sequence GTGACGCAGCACCAGTCAGCGAAGATGCTCGCTCGTGCGGTGATTTTTCTCGGGCCACCCGGAGCGGGAAAGGGAACGCAGGCCAAGCTCGTGGCGTCGAGGTCTGGCGTGCCGCATCTTTCCACGGGCGACATGCTGCGGGAGAACGTGAGTCGCGGCACGGAATTGGGGCTGCTGGCGAAGCCCGTGATGGAACGCGGCGAATTGGTATCCGACGCGCTTGTGTTGCGAATGGTTGAGGAACGCACCGCGCGCCCGGATTGCAGGAACGGATTCGTTTTTGACGGTTTCCCGCGCACCGTCGCGCAAGCGGAAGCGCTCAGCGCAATTTTGAAGAAGCAGGGTTTGGGCGCGCCGGCGGTGATTTACTTCGACGTTGCGGAAGATGTTTTGATGCGGCGGCTGACGGGTCGGCGAACGTGCAAGGCGTGCGGCGAAATTTACAATATTTATGATCGTCCGCCGAGGCTCGATGGCCGCTGCGATGTAGATGGCGGAGAACTCGTGCAGCGCGCCGATGATAAGCCGGAAGTGATTCGGGAGCGGCTCGCAGCATACGACCGGCAGACCAAGACGCTCGTGGAGTATTACCGTTCGCAAGGTGTGCTCCATGAAGTGGACGGTGCGGCCAGCATGGAGACCGTGACGGCATCGGTTTTCAGCGCGCTCTCGAAGTTTGAGGCTCGCGCATGA
- the rplX gene encoding 50S ribosomal protein L24, whose protein sequence is MRQRRAPEKHPILIRRGDTVKIMAGRDKGKSGRVLSVDPVKRRVTVEHANIIKKHTKPNPSKNIRGGILDKEGPIHLSNVMIVCPSCGKHARIGATILSDGSKARSCRRCHAAIEG, encoded by the coding sequence ATGCGCCAGCGTCGAGCGCCAGAAAAGCATCCGATTTTGATCCGTCGCGGCGACACCGTGAAAATTATGGCTGGCCGCGACAAGGGCAAGAGCGGCCGCGTGCTGAGCGTCGATCCGGTGAAGCGCCGGGTGACGGTCGAGCACGCCAATATCATCAAGAAGCACACCAAGCCGAATCCGTCGAAGAATATTCGCGGCGGGATTTTGGATAAGGAAGGTCCGATTCATCTGTCGAACGTGATGATTGTCTGCCCGAGTTGCGGCAAGCATGCGCGCATCGGCGCGACGATCTTGTCCGACGGCTCGAAGGCGCGAAGCTGCCGCCGCTGTCATGCGGCGATCGAAGGCTGA
- the rpsK gene encoding 30S ribosomal protein S11, translated as MAKEPQQQEGGAPAAGKAAATGKTAKRKKEFRKKREKRVVPQGTAYVQATFNNTIITLSDPEGRVVSWASAGSVGFKGSRKGTPYAAQQAAMTAAGVARDQYGMKSIEVRVKGPGAGRESAVRALASAGLHIRLIKDVTPVPHNGCRPPKRRRV; from the coding sequence GTGGCAAAGGAACCGCAACAGCAAGAGGGTGGAGCGCCAGCGGCAGGCAAGGCCGCCGCGACAGGCAAAACCGCGAAGCGGAAGAAGGAATTCCGCAAGAAGAGGGAGAAGCGTGTGGTGCCGCAGGGCACGGCTTATGTTCAAGCGACGTTCAACAACACGATCATCACGTTGAGCGACCCCGAAGGCCGCGTGGTGAGCTGGGCTTCGGCTGGCTCCGTGGGCTTCAAGGGCTCTCGCAAGGGCACGCCGTATGCGGCCCAGCAGGCCGCTATGACCGCGGCTGGGGTTGCGCGCGACCAATACGGCATGAAGTCGATTGAAGTCCGCGTGAAAGGCCCGGGTGCCGGGCGCGAGTCCGCCGTGCGTGCTTTGGCTTCCGCGGGCTTGCACATTCGATTGATTAAAGACGTGACGCCGGTGCCGCATAACGGCTGCCGCCCGCCGAAGCGCCGCCGCGTCTGA
- the map gene encoding type I methionyl aminopeptidase encodes MIICRSQEELETMHRAGMVVWGALTELRKMIRPGVTTMELDEFAEGYAKEHGARPAFKGYHGYPKSLCTSINNEVVHGIPSAKRSVKEGDILSMDFGVELDSYFGDAALTVPVGKVDPAHERLLRVTREALECGIDKIRPGNRLTDISAAVQQHVEQNGFSVVREFVGHSIGTKMHEDLQLPNYGEPGHGPKLQKGMVLAIEPMVNVGGPEVRVLDDQWTAVTCDGSDSAHFEHTVAVTENGPWILTRPRDAAGPVW; translated from the coding sequence ATGATTATTTGCCGTTCGCAGGAAGAACTGGAAACGATGCATCGTGCCGGCATGGTCGTCTGGGGAGCATTGACGGAATTGCGGAAAATGATTCGGCCCGGCGTGACAACGATGGAGCTCGACGAGTTCGCGGAAGGGTACGCCAAGGAACACGGCGCGCGTCCCGCGTTCAAGGGCTATCACGGGTATCCGAAATCGCTCTGCACCTCGATCAACAATGAAGTCGTGCATGGGATTCCTTCGGCGAAGCGTTCCGTGAAAGAAGGGGACATTCTTTCGATGGATTTTGGAGTCGAACTCGACAGCTACTTCGGCGATGCGGCGCTGACCGTTCCCGTTGGAAAGGTCGATCCGGCTCACGAGAGGCTCCTGCGCGTTACGCGCGAAGCGCTCGAGTGCGGCATCGACAAAATTCGGCCCGGCAATCGCCTGACGGACATTTCCGCTGCGGTGCAGCAGCACGTCGAACAAAATGGCTTTTCCGTGGTCCGCGAGTTTGTCGGCCACAGCATTGGCACGAAGATGCACGAAGATCTCCAGCTGCCGAATTACGGCGAGCCGGGGCATGGGCCGAAGTTGCAGAAGGGCATGGTCCTTGCCATCGAGCCGATGGTGAATGTCGGCGGCCCGGAAGTTCGTGTTCTGGACGATCAGTGGACTGCTGTGACATGCGATGGAAGCGACTCGGCGCATTTTGAGCACACCGTCGCTGTCACGGAAAATGGCCCGTGGATTTTGACCCGTCCGCGCGATGCCGCCGGTCCGGTTTGGTAG
- the rpmJ gene encoding 50S ribosomal protein L36, producing MKVRASVKKICMKCKIVHRRGVVRVVCSNPKHRQRQG from the coding sequence ATGAAAGTTCGCGCGTCAGTTAAAAAGATTTGCATGAAATGCAAGATTGTCCACCGGCGCGGCGTGGTTCGTGTGGTTTGCAGCAATCCAAAGCACCGCCAGCGCCAGGGTTAG
- the rpsH gene encoding 30S ribosomal protein S8, translating into MNTDPIADMLTRMRNAVRARHPRVDLPASKMKVEIARILKEEGYVSTYKLVDENKRKVLRVFFRYTPDKRSVLTGLKRISRPGCRRYVGKNEIRPVVGGMGVAILSTPRGIMSGHTARKEGVGGELLCEVW; encoded by the coding sequence ATGAATACTGACCCTATAGCTGACATGCTGACGCGCATGCGCAATGCCGTGCGGGCGCGCCATCCGCGCGTGGATTTGCCCGCGTCCAAAATGAAGGTGGAGATTGCCCGCATTCTGAAGGAAGAAGGCTACGTTTCCACGTACAAGCTGGTCGACGAAAATAAACGCAAGGTCTTGCGCGTGTTCTTCCGTTACACGCCCGACAAGCGCAGTGTTCTGACCGGCCTCAAGCGCATTTCCCGTCCCGGCTGTCGGCGGTACGTAGGCAAGAACGAAATCCGTCCCGTCGTCGGCGGAATGGGCGTGGCGATTCTTTCGACGCCGCGCGGCATCATGAGCGGTCACACGGCGCGAAAAGAAGGCGTCGGCGGCGAACTTTTGTGCGAGGTTTGGTAG
- a CDS encoding DNA-directed RNA polymerase subunit alpha, producing the protein MWKGFQKPKRLAAELESLTDKYGKFSAQPFERGWGTTVGNALRRALLSSIEGAAITAVKIEGVLHEFSPIPGVVEDATDIILNLKQVPLKLNSDQPKTISLVVDTPGPVTSAKIEEDADIAVLDKNVYLATVSEGGKLEMEIRVKNGRGYVAADRNFDEDLPIGYIPIDSVHSPVRKVNYSVEAARLGQMTDYEKLTLEVWTNGAITPQDSIGFASKLIKDHMSIFINFEEQPELPEEVVENFSDPRLEHLDRSVEELELSVRSYNCLKNANIQSLRELVQKTEAEMLKTKNFGRKSLNEIKDILQKMGLSLGMKFDEHGRIIWPPLPSQTAPPAPEETTAF; encoded by the coding sequence ATGTGGAAAGGGTTTCAGAAACCGAAGCGTTTGGCGGCGGAACTTGAGTCGCTGACGGATAAGTACGGAAAATTCTCCGCGCAGCCGTTTGAGCGCGGTTGGGGCACCACGGTGGGCAATGCGCTGCGCCGCGCTCTCTTGAGTTCGATCGAAGGCGCCGCAATCACAGCCGTGAAAATCGAAGGCGTGCTGCATGAATTTTCTCCGATTCCGGGCGTAGTCGAAGATGCCACAGACATCATCCTGAATTTGAAGCAGGTGCCGTTGAAACTGAATTCGGATCAACCGAAAACCATCTCGCTCGTCGTCGATACGCCTGGGCCAGTCACTTCGGCGAAAATCGAAGAGGACGCCGACATCGCCGTCCTGGACAAGAACGTTTATCTGGCCACTGTGAGCGAAGGCGGAAAGCTCGAAATGGAGATTCGTGTCAAGAACGGCCGCGGCTATGTTGCCGCCGACCGCAACTTCGACGAGGACCTGCCCATCGGCTACATTCCGATCGACTCGGTTCATTCTCCCGTGCGCAAGGTGAATTACTCGGTCGAGGCAGCTCGTCTTGGCCAGATGACCGACTACGAGAAATTGACCCTCGAAGTCTGGACCAACGGCGCCATCACGCCGCAGGACTCCATCGGCTTCGCGTCGAAGCTCATTAAGGATCACATGAGCATCTTCATCAATTTCGAGGAGCAGCCCGAGCTGCCCGAGGAAGTGGTCGAGAATTTCAGCGATCCGCGCCTCGAGCATCTCGATCGCTCCGTCGAGGAGCTCGAGCTTTCGGTTCGCTCTTACAACTGCCTGAAGAATGCAAATATTCAAAGTCTGCGCGAACTCGTGCAGAAGACCGAAGCCGAAATGCTCAAGACCAAAAATTTCGGCCGCAAGTCTCTGAACGAAATCAAGGACATACTCCAGAAGATGGGCCTCTCGCTCGGCATGAAGTTCGATGAGCACGGCCGCATTATCTGGCCGCCGCTGCCGAGCCAGACGGCTCCGCCGGCGCCGGAAGAAACCACGGCTTTCTAA
- the rplO gene encoding 50S ribosomal protein L15, translating into MSVKLSNLKPPRGSRHRKVRVGRGMGSKMGKTAGAGNKGQQSRRGYSRRPGFEGGQMPLHRRLPKRGFHSLHHKEYAIVNVEMLNAFSAGETVTPDTLEARGIIHVRRDGIKILGDGELKVALTVHAHKFSRSAEQKIASAGGKVEVLQ; encoded by the coding sequence ATGAGCGTAAAGCTATCCAATTTGAAGCCACCGCGCGGGTCGCGCCATCGCAAGGTTCGCGTGGGCCGCGGCATGGGCTCGAAGATGGGAAAGACCGCCGGCGCGGGAAACAAGGGCCAGCAGTCGCGTCGCGGCTATTCGCGGCGTCCCGGATTTGAAGGCGGCCAGATGCCTTTGCATCGCCGCCTGCCGAAGCGCGGATTTCACAGTTTGCATCACAAGGAGTACGCCATCGTAAACGTCGAAATGCTCAATGCCTTCAGCGCCGGCGAGACTGTCACGCCGGACACGCTCGAAGCGCGCGGCATCATTCATGTTCGGCGCGATGGCATCAAGATTTTGGGCGATGGCGAACTGAAAGTCGCGCTCACCGTGCACGCGCACAAGTTCAGCCGTTCCGCGGAGCAGAAAATCGCTTCCGCCGGGGGTAAGGTCGAAGTTTTGCAATGA
- the rpsE gene encoding 30S ribosomal protein S5: MPKQELKDTLAVRRQIDANPANVKDQVVNINRVTKVVKGGKNLSFSALVVVGDQNGHAGFGMGKAREVPMAIRKAIEQAKKNMVKLNLKGSSIPHQVLGRYGSGQVLLKPAPEGTGIIAGGPVRAVMEVAGIQNVLTKSIGTSNPHNVIKATFDALLHLKDAAKVNEERGKAAEAATA, from the coding sequence ATGCCGAAACAAGAGCTCAAAGACACGCTTGCAGTTCGCCGGCAGATTGACGCCAATCCGGCCAACGTCAAAGATCAGGTCGTCAACATCAATCGCGTCACGAAGGTCGTCAAGGGAGGCAAAAACCTCAGTTTTTCCGCGCTGGTCGTTGTCGGCGATCAAAATGGCCACGCCGGCTTTGGTATGGGCAAGGCGCGCGAAGTTCCCATGGCGATTCGCAAGGCTATCGAGCAGGCGAAGAAGAATATGGTCAAGCTCAATCTGAAAGGCTCGTCAATTCCTCATCAGGTTCTTGGCCGTTACGGTTCAGGGCAAGTACTGCTGAAGCCCGCGCCGGAAGGAACTGGAATCATTGCCGGCGGTCCGGTGCGCGCGGTGATGGAAGTTGCGGGAATTCAAAACGTGCTGACCAAATCGATCGGTACGTCGAATCCGCACAATGTGATCAAAGCGACCTTCGATGCGCTCCTGCATTTGAAAGACGCAGCGAAAGTGAACGAGGAGCGCGGCAAAGCGGCAGAAGCGGCAACCGCGTAA
- the secY gene encoding preprotein translocase subunit SecY: MRKLVEAFRNIITTPDLRNRCLFTLMILAVYRLGAFITTPGINNELLLSLFQQNRNSVLGIVDLFSGGNLRRLSIFALGIMPYITAAIILELMVVVWPYLDRLKKEGELGRKKITQYTRYLTIILSIFQSLTIAATLQHQNVLGQQLVYHPGIRFVAMTVLTLTTGSAFIMWLGEQISDRGIGNGMSLIIFAGIVVGLPRAVEDLWQMTTSGQWGAYGPIAIVSLLVLMVAVVAFIVFVERGQRRIPVQYAKRVMGRKVMGGQMTYLPLRVNSGGVIPPIFASSLLTFPQTIAMVFQNRSAFLQSFARTFAWGEPLYTLIYVLLIVFFAFFYVGIIFNPTELADNMRKYGGFIPGIRPGRNTSEHINKVLTRLTLVGGLYLALVCVIPEWMISGIHLQHLPLVGNWIDEHFWRFILEGLNVNFYFGGTSLLIVVGVAMDTVQQLEAQLVMRNYEGFTRRGRARGHGA; the protein is encoded by the coding sequence ATGAGAAAGCTTGTCGAAGCATTTCGGAATATCATCACTACGCCGGACCTCCGCAACCGGTGTCTTTTCACGTTGATGATTCTGGCCGTTTACCGGCTGGGCGCGTTCATCACCACGCCCGGAATCAATAACGAACTGCTTCTCAGCTTGTTCCAGCAAAACCGCAATTCCGTTCTCGGCATCGTGGACTTGTTCAGCGGCGGCAACCTGCGCCGCTTGTCGATTTTCGCTTTGGGCATCATGCCGTACATTACGGCGGCGATCATTCTCGAATTGATGGTTGTCGTGTGGCCCTATTTGGATCGCCTGAAAAAAGAAGGCGAGCTGGGCCGCAAGAAAATTACGCAGTATACGCGCTACCTGACGATCATTTTGAGCATCTTCCAGTCGCTGACGATCGCGGCCACGTTGCAGCATCAGAATGTCTTGGGCCAGCAACTCGTGTATCACCCGGGCATACGCTTCGTCGCCATGACGGTCCTGACGTTGACGACTGGCTCGGCCTTCATCATGTGGCTCGGTGAGCAGATCAGCGACCGCGGCATCGGCAACGGAATGTCGCTCATCATTTTCGCCGGCATCGTGGTCGGACTGCCGCGCGCCGTCGAAGATTTGTGGCAAATGACCACAAGCGGACAATGGGGGGCCTACGGCCCGATCGCCATCGTGAGCCTGCTGGTTCTGATGGTTGCAGTCGTGGCGTTCATCGTGTTCGTCGAGCGCGGCCAGCGCCGCATTCCTGTGCAGTACGCCAAGCGCGTCATGGGCCGCAAAGTCATGGGCGGCCAGATGACCTATCTGCCGCTGCGCGTCAATTCCGGCGGCGTGATTCCGCCGATCTTCGCGAGTTCGCTGCTGACTTTTCCGCAGACGATCGCCATGGTTTTTCAGAACCGCTCGGCGTTTCTGCAGAGCTTCGCGCGCACCTTTGCATGGGGCGAGCCTCTGTATACGCTGATTTACGTTTTGCTGATCGTTTTCTTCGCGTTTTTTTATGTGGGAATTATTTTTAATCCCACAGAGCTTGCTGACAACATGCGCAAGTACGGCGGCTTCATTCCCGGCATTCGCCCGGGCCGCAATACGTCGGAGCATATCAACAAGGTGTTGACGCGCTTGACGCTTGTCGGCGGGCTGTATCTGGCTCTCGTGTGCGTCATTCCGGAGTGGATGATCTCCGGCATTCACCTGCAGCACTTGCCTTTGGTCGGCAATTGGATTGACGAGCATTTCTGGCGCTTCATTCTCGAAGGTTTGAACGTCAACTTCTATTTCGGCGGCACTTCGCTCTTGATCGTGGTTGGCGTCGCTATGGACACGGTACAGCAGCTCGAAGCGCAGCTCGTCATGCGTAATTATGAAGGCTTTACTCGCCGCGGACGGGCGCGTGGCCATGGTGCTTGA
- a CDS encoding type Z 30S ribosomal protein S14, with the protein MATTARCAKMKKKLKYKIRVRNRCRICGRPRAFLRKFEMCRICFRGLALKGEIPGVTKASW; encoded by the coding sequence ATGGCGACAACCGCACGATGCGCCAAGATGAAGAAGAAGTTGAAGTACAAGATTCGCGTTCGCAACCGCTGCCGCATTTGCGGCCGGCCGCGCGCGTTTCTGCGCAAATTCGAAATGTGCCGCATCTGTTTCCGCGGCTTGGCGCTCAAGGGAGAAATCCCCGGCGTGACGAAGGCGAGCTGGTAA
- the rplF gene encoding 50S ribosomal protein L6 has protein sequence MSRIGKKPIAIPSGVKVSIAADAIEIQGPKGKMRVPVPGKIKFEQKDGHLVATRQNEMQRALHGLARALVANAVKGVTEGFKKELDIVGVGYRAEVKGKSVVFALGYSHPINFPIPEGIQIAVDKQTHVTVTGADKGVVGQVAANIRGLRPPDPYKQKGIRIVGERLKKKAGKAGAAKTAA, from the coding sequence ATGTCGCGTATAGGAAAAAAACCGATCGCGATTCCGAGTGGCGTGAAAGTGAGCATCGCAGCGGACGCCATCGAAATCCAGGGCCCCAAGGGCAAGATGCGCGTTCCCGTTCCCGGGAAGATCAAATTCGAGCAGAAGGATGGCCATTTGGTCGCTACGCGGCAGAACGAAATGCAGCGTGCGCTGCACGGTCTGGCTCGCGCGCTCGTCGCCAATGCCGTAAAGGGCGTAACCGAAGGATTCAAAAAGGAACTCGACATCGTGGGCGTCGGCTATCGTGCGGAGGTCAAAGGCAAGAGCGTCGTCTTCGCCCTCGGCTATTCGCATCCGATCAACTTTCCGATTCCTGAGGGGATTCAGATCGCCGTCGACAAGCAGACGCATGTCACGGTGACCGGCGCGGACAAAGGAGTTGTCGGACAGGTAGCCGCGAATATTCGCGGGCTCCGGCCACCCGATCCGTACAAGCAAAAAGGTATTCGCATCGTCGGCGAGCGCTTGAAGAAGAAGGCCGGAAAAGCTGGCGCAGCCAAGACCGCGGCGTAA